The window TGCGGGCATTTGAGCGTTAATCACGTTGCGCCGGACGATAACCCCGTAAAATTAATTTCTATAGCAATGAAGCCTATAGCCTGTCCTCCGTTCCCAGTTGAAAGAATAGAGGAGCTTTTAAGAAGTTGAGCAGAGTATTAGCACTTGATATCGGCAGCGTAAGAATCGGTGCGGCAGTTTCTGACCCTTCACGTATAATCGCACAGGGACTCGGAGTGTGGCAAATTGACTCGTGGCGTGAAGAGCTTGACTCTTGCGTGAAAAAATTTAATCCTGCTGTAATAGTTCTTGGCCTCCCATTACGAACAGACGGCAAAAAAAGCGAGGCAGCAGAAAGAGTCTTAACCCTTCAAGAGTCGTTAAAGGCTGATTATCCCGAAATAGAATTTATCACGTGGGACGAGAGATTTACTACTGTTATTGCGCAAAAAATGTTAATTGACGCTGATATTTCACGCAGACAAAGGCGCAAAACGGTTGACAAAATTGCGGCGGTATTGATTCTTGAAAGCTGGTTAGAGGCAAATAAATAAATTAATCCCCTCTCATGCAGCACAAACGGGAGGGGAAATTTTTTTATAACCTGAATAACATTGATAAAATAGTCCAATGTCCTAAAGCAAAATTTTCTATATTTTCTTGAACGTCAATTACTCTAAAGCCGCTTTTTTCTGCCATAGTGCTAATTGATTCCGGTGTGAAAAAGTTTATATGCTCTCCCATAGGCATAGGAGGATACTTTTTCATCTTTAAATAATGCTTAACAAGCCGCCATATACTGAAATCAGGATTGAACAACAGAGATATATTTTTCCTGATTGAATATTTATCAGCTTTATGCGTAAAGGGGTTCTCGCTGGGAACTTCGATATAAAAAATTGTGTCCGGCTGCGCAATTTGTCTGAAATTCTGCATCATGCTTAGGGGCTGCGTTAAATGCTCAAAAACGTGATTACACATTACGAAATCAAATTTATAATTCTTGAGGTCGTCAAAATTTGCGATTCTCTCGACGCCTTTAATAGTCGGAATGCTGGAAATATCGAATACATATTTTGCTTCTGTGCCTATTTTATCAATAAAAGTTTTTCCCTCATTGCCGCCATAATCAAGAGCAATTTTTATTTCCCGGTGAATGTTCTGCGAGATTATCTGCTCGATTATTTTTTGCTGCTCATGCAGAGATTTAAAACTGGAATTAAGCGCATCATTTACTTTTTTTGTATACCAGCATTCATAACGTTCCCGCTGTTTTTGATAAATTTCGTCCCTGTAATTATGATAGAGACGATTAATTTCTTCGTCTGACATTCTGTAATCGTAAAATGCAAATGTGCAGTCTTTGCAATAACATAAATTTATGGGATAATTACTGCCGGGCTTAAAATCGTCAGTTATTCGCGACATTACAAAATCGCTGACAATTGTTTTGCGTTTTTCTAAATTTTTGCCATTGCAGACAGGACAAGAGTCAGTGATGAGTGATGAGTGATGAGTGATTATAGCGTTTTCATTCATGTGTGTCAACTCCCTAATAAAAAATTTTATATATTATATTACAAATATATTTGTGAAATAGTCTTCGGGTGTAACTGCCTGCACTTTACTGCCCTGAAAGTCTTTAACATTCCGAGTTATTATATAATTTGCGTTAATTCTTGAGGCAATTGCACTCTGTACAGCATCTTCAAAGTCGCGCCATTTCATATTTGCTGCTGTAGTTAAATCTTGTAAAGTCAAATCTGCCACTCTGAAAACTTTAGAGACTCTTGCTAAAAGGACATCAATTTTGTCATAAGTTATTTCTTTACGCATAATATAAACTATGTCTGCAATAGTAAGCGCAGATATATAACCGATTATATTATGACCGTTAGCACAAAAATCCCAAACATTATTTGAATAATTGTAATGAGGCTGTCTTTCCTGCAAAACATCAAGCAAGACATTATCATCAACGAGTACGATCATATCTCGCCCTCAATGCTTCCATTTTTACTTCATCAAGACTGTAATCACCCTTGATAATTCCTGTTAAGCTCTTGATAATTTCTTTAATTTCAGGATCAATACCTTTACTGACAATTTCCCCAATGCGCTTTGCATGTTGTTCTGCAGTTTCTCCCGGCAATCTCTTTATTCCCGGCATAAATATAACCCTCCCCAAAATTTTTATGACTCTCCCTCACTAAACCAGCAAGGGAGAATCAAATTATACACTACGTTATAGGCGCAGGATTGAATATACACAAAAAATTATGCAGCCCGTATTGTTCTGTGTAAGGCTTCTTTGTTCCGCTTGCAACGTCGACTATGAAATTAAATAATTCCGTCCCGACCTCTTGAATCGTTTTCTCGCCCGTAACAACTGCACCCGCGCTGATGTCAATTACGTCTGGCCATTGTTCCTTCATTTCATTACGTGAGCAGACTTTTATAACAGGAGCAGCCGCTAACCCGTATGGAGTCCCCCGTCCCGTCATGAAAACTTGTAATCCGATACCGCTAGCTAATTGACACGGGCCGCAGACCATATCACTCGCAGGTGTCGCCGCGTAAATCATTCCGTGTTTTGTTGGACGTTCAGCAGGTGATAATACTTCAACAATTGGCGATGTCCCGCTTTTTGCGATTGATCCCATAGCTTTCTCTACTATGTTGCTGAGACCGCCTTTTTTGTTGCCCGGTGCAGGGTTTGCGCTTCTGTCGACCTCTCCGGCAGCAAGATAATTATCATACCAGCGCATTTCTTCAGCGAGTTTATCTCTTACTTCTGAACTTATGCAGCGTTCAGCAATAAAATTAACTCCGTCCCTAACTTCTGTAACTTCACTGAACATGACAGTTGCACCAGCTTGCACTAACATATCAGCCGCATAACCCGCGCTAGGATTAGCACTCACTCCGGAAAAAGCGTCACTACCTCCGCACTGCATTCCGACTAATAAATCACTTAAGGGCAGCTCTTCACGCCGTCTCTTGTCTAAAACCTGCAATTTTTTCTCGGCCATGTTAAGAATCGCGTTAATCATAGCGTCAAAGCCTTTGCAGT is drawn from Synergistaceae bacterium and contains these coding sequences:
- a CDS encoding PIN domain-containing protein, with amino-acid sequence MIVLVDDNVLLDVLQERQPHYNYSNNVWDFCANGHNIIGYISALTIADIVYIMRKEITYDKIDVLLARVSKVFRVADLTLQDLTTAANMKWRDFEDAVQSAIASRINANYIITRNVKDFQGSKVQAVTPEDYFTNIFVI
- the ruvX gene encoding Holliday junction resolvase RuvX; its protein translation is MSRVLALDIGSVRIGAAVSDPSRIIAQGLGVWQIDSWREELDSCVKKFNPAVIVLGLPLRTDGKKSEAAERVLTLQESLKADYPEIEFITWDERFTTVIAQKMLIDADISRRQRRKTVDKIAAVLILESWLEANK
- the garD gene encoding galactarate dehydratase — protein: MRDYVKITERDNVAVVTHDVNKGTEIMPGIILRDDIPQAHKFALVDIPKDGEIIRYGVVLGYALDEIKRGSWINEHMLRLPVSPSLDNMPYGVNIVKDLPVAPRKTFIGYKSRDGFYAGTRNILGIQTTVQCVQGVLNVAVERIKREILPKYKNVDDVVAINHAYGCGVAINAPFAKFPIRALQNIAKHPNFGGELMVVSLGCEKLTVDKLIEPELNTPENVIVLQDCKGFDAMINAILNMAEKKLQVLDKRRREELPLSDLLVGMQCGGSDAFSGVSANPSAGYAADMLVQAGATVMFSEVTEVRDGVNFIAERCISSEVRDKLAEEMRWYDNYLAAGEVDRSANPAPGNKKGGLSNIVEKAMGSIAKSGTSPIVEVLSPAERPTKHGMIYAATPASDMVCGPCQLASGIGLQVFMTGRGTPYGLAAAPVIKVCSRNEMKEQWPDVIDISAGAVVTGEKTIQEVGTELFNFIVDVASGTKKPYTEQYGLHNFLCIFNPAPIT
- a CDS encoding class I SAM-dependent methyltransferase → MNENAIITHHSSLITDSCPVCNGKNLEKRKTIVSDFVMSRITDDFKPGSNYPINLCYCKDCTFAFYDYRMSDEEINRLYHNYRDEIYQKQRERYECWYTKKVNDALNSSFKSLHEQQKIIEQIISQNIHREIKIALDYGGNEGKTFIDKIGTEAKYVFDISSIPTIKGVERIANFDDLKNYKFDFVMCNHVFEHLTQPLSMMQNFRQIAQPDTIFYIEVPSENPFTHKADKYSIRKNISLLFNPDFSIWRLVKHYLKMKKYPPMPMGEHINFFTPESISTMAEKSGFRVIDVQENIENFALGHWTILSMLFRL